The genomic region ATCAACCGCCCTGGCGGCACCATCCGCATCGGTCAGCCCACCCAGGGCGTCTTCTCCGACGTCATGGAACGCAAGCTGCCGGGCGGCATGGCCGCCATCCTCCCGAACGAGGAGTTCCTCAACCGCTCCGGCCACACCTACGACGGCACGGGCATCCCGCCCCACCTGACCGAACCCGTCTTCACCAAGGAGGAGTTCGCCAAGAAGCGGGACTCGGCGTTCGACCGCGCGGTGAGTGTCCTTCGGAACGACGGCTAGTGCCGTGCGTCCTCATCCGCACGGCGGAGACGGTCCGCCGTAGCGGACGACGCGTGGCCGCCATGTCCGAGGCCAGCATGTACGTCATGACGACAGCGACCGCCCCTCTCCCCACCTCCGCACCTGCGCCCGTCTGGGCTCGCCGCGCCGCCCACGCCATCGCTCTGTGCGCCGTCCCGTCCGGCCTGTGGCGCATCGCCATGGCATCCGGTGTCTACGTGGGCTACAGCGACCAAGTGCTGCGCGATGTCTTCGACATCCCGGGCTGGGGCATCGCATACGTCGTCGGCCTCTCCGTCCTCACTGAGCTGGCCGCTCTGCTTCCCCTGCTGCTCGTCAGCGACCGGTGGAGGCCACTGCACCCCAGGGTCCTCACCCCACTGGCCTGGACCGTCTCGGGCGTCCTGGTTCTGGTGGCGCTGTGGCAACTCGTGGTCGCTTTCACCGTCGAGAGCCAGACGTACATGTCGAGCGGTACGGCCCAGACCGTCTGGGCGTTCACTTTCGCCCCGCTGTTCGCCATCCCGGCCCTGATGACCGCGGTGACCTGGTCGTACGCCCAGCGGCACCGGGTCCGGGCCACCGGGTGAGCGGCACTAGACGGACGCCACGAACTCCGCCCAGGCCTCCGGCGCGAGCGCGAGCCGGGGGCCTGCGGCCTGCTTTGAGTCCCGGACGTGCACAGTGCGGGGCACTATCGCGATCTCGACGCAGGAGTTGCCGTCCGTGCCGCTGCTGTAGCTGCTCTTGAACCAAGTCAGGTCGGGGGTGTCCCCGGCAGAAGCGTTGCGGATCATGTTTCTCCCAGCACTTGCTCGATGAAGACCAGCGACTCCCGCGGTGGGAGTGCCTGCGCTCGGATGGTGCCATACCGCAGCTCAAGGATGCGGAGCTGCTTCGGATCGGTGGTCGGCCGCCCGCTGAACGCACCATCGGAACGCCCCACCGCCGAACCGTCCGGGAACTTCAGCAGCTCGATCTTGCCGTCCACCCCTGGGTGAGCATCGGTGTTCGTCGGCATGATCTGAAGTGTGACGCTGCGCAACCGCCCTACCTCCAGCAGGTGTTCGAGCTGCTGTCGCCACACCATTGTGCCCCCGACCCGTCGGCGCAGCACCGCCTCCTCCAGGACGTAGTGCACCGACGGGGCCGGATCGCGTTCGAAGACCGCCTGCCGGGCCATTCGGGCGGCCACCATCCGTTCCACATCGTCCGGTGAATACGGGGGCTGGGCCGCCTCGAACAAGGCACGCGCGTGCTCCGGCGTCTGCAACAGCCCATGGACGCTGTTGCACTCATACACCCCGATCTCGACAGCCAGCCCCTCCAGCTTGGCCAGCTCCCGCACCCTCTTGGGATACCGAACCCTCTTCACGTCCTCCCACGTCGCCGCAATCAGCCCACCCGCCCCCAACACCTCATCCGCCCTGACCAGATAGTCCTGCCGAGGAATCCGCTTCCCGCCCTCGATCTTGTAGACCATGTCCTCGCCGTACCCGACCGCCGTCCCGAACTCGGCGGCCCGCATCCCCACCGCCTCCCGCCGCAGCTTCAGCTGCCGCCCCACCGTGGCGATGACCGCGACACCCCACTCGTCGTCCGGATCCACCTCCCAACCCGGCTCGTCCGCCTCACCCTTGAGCCGACCCGCGTCCGCCTCGACCGCCGTCATCCCGCACCCTTCCGTCGTACGACCGTGCCCAGCGCCCTACCCGTACGCCCGGCCCCGACAGCCTGGACATCACCGGACAAGCTCCGGACAGTTACCGTACGCACCCGCTGAGTCACTGTTCACAGTAAGCACGGACCACCACGCTGAGTGACGTGACGCAGAAATCCCCCGAACTCGCCACCCCCATCCGCAACTTCAGTCTTCAGCTGTCCCCCACTCCCCGCGGAGCTCGCCTCGCCCGCCTCCTGGCCACCGAGCAACTCCGTTCCTGGGGGCTGCCGTCGGACCCGGCGGAGCAAATCGTCGCGGAGCTGGCGACCAACGCGGCGACCCACGGCCGCGTCCCCGGCCGCGACTTCCGCCTGCTCCTCTACGTCGTGGCCGACACCCTCCGCATCGAAGTGACGGACACCCTCGACGACCGGCTGCCGACACCCCAACCCCCCACCCCGGAGTCCGAGTCCGGACGCGGCCTGCTCCTCGTCGACGCGCTCGCCGACCGCTGGGGCGTCACCCCGGGCCTGCCACCACGCAAGACCGTCTGGGCCGAACTCACCCTCTGACCCGAAGCACCGGGACCCAACACCTCGCGCCCCGGTGCCGCAGGCGGTCTCCCTCAAGGACCACGAGGAGGAAAGAACCCCACCAAACCCCACCCCTCCCGCCCAGGCCGCCGCCTCACTCACGCGAGTGAACATCGCCAACTCAGCTGGATTCGGGAGCCCTTGCCTGCCCTACGCTCAGCGCAACCAACCGCAGACATGCGACGGCCCTCGCCGGGACTGGCATCCCAGTGCGAGGGCCTGACCACCGAGGAAGGCTCCAACTTCCTGATGGATACGCAGAACCCTAACGTGCCCTCGCACGCCCACACCCCCGTAACCGAGAAGAAGCACCCGAACCGGCGGCACCCCCGAGCCGGCCTGGTTCACGACAACACCCGCCACACCGCCCGCCTCACGGTGATCGGCAACCACCTCGCCCAGCACCCGGGGCTGTCACTGCTCGCGATCGGGCTCGGCACGCACATCCAGTCACTCCCAGCGGGCGCCCGAGTCGACATCAAGACCCTCGCCGCCCGCTTCCCGGAGGGCACGACCCGTATCGCCGCCGCCCTGCGCGAGCTGGAGGCCCACGGCTATCTGCGGCGCGTGCGCGAACGCGTCCCCGGCGGCCGGATCATCACCCGCACGATCTCCTGCAACCAGCCAGGTCACAGCCGTACGGACGCCCCTCGCCCGGCCCCGGGGAAGCGGACGATGCCGCCCGGCAGCAAGCCCCTCCCGGCCGTACCGCACCCGGCCTACCCGGCACCCGCCCTCCTCCAACAGGCCACGGACCTCCTCGCAGGCCTCCACCGCGAGGACAGCCGCCTCCTCCTCTCCACCCGCGACGTCGCCCACCTCTCCCCCGGTGTCGCCGCCTGGCTCGAACGCGACGTCTCCGCAACCGCCGTACGCCACGCCCTGACCAGCGACCTCCCACCCGAGGCGCTGCGCCGCCCGGCCGCCCTCCTGGCCCACCGCCTCACAGCCCAACTACCGCCCCCGCCCCCGTTCCGCACACCCGCGCCACCGCCGGCCACCCGGCACCCGCTTCAGACCTGCGACGGCTGCGACCGAGCCTTCCGCGCGCCGGCCCCCGGCCACTGCCGCGATTGCCGATCAAGTCTTCTGGAGGCCGCTTAGCATGAGAGCGACGATCCTTGCCCCTGGGCACAGACGAGGAGCGAGCGCCATGACCACCGCCTCGGAGAACGAGCAGCAGGGCGCCTCCCACCGGTATCGGGCCATGCGGGACTTCGTTCAGTCCATGGACGACTCCCTGCCCGGCAAGTTCGAGGTCAGCAAGGAAGGAATCGTCCACGACATGATGGCGCCCGTGGGTCCGCACGAGCTGACCACCCTGCACCTGCGGAGACGCCTCGAAAAGGTGATGCCGGAGGAGATCGTGGCTCACACGGGCGAACCCGATGTGGAGGACGAGTCCGAGGGCATCATGCGCCGCCCCGACGTGATGGTGATCGCCCTGGAGGACATGGACGTCCCGGGTTCCTTCGACCCGCGCACACTCGTCGCCGCCATCGAAGTCGTCTCCCGCTCCAACCCGGACAACGACTGGGTCACCAAGATGCGCGACTACCCCCTCATCGGTATCCCCGTCTACGCCGTCTTCGACCCCCGCACCGGCACGGGCGCCGTCCTCACCGACATCCACCCCACACCGCACGGTCCGCGCTACGCGACCCGCAAAGACTTCGTCTACGGCGAAGACGTGACCATCGCCGACTGGACGATCGCGACAGACGGCCTGCCCCTGTACCGGGACAGCGCCGCCCCACAGGAGTGATCCGGCACCCCGGGCACGGCAAAGGGGCCCGCACGACCGAAGTCGTGCGGGCCCCTCCGAGCCACTCAGGTCAGTGGACCCTCAAGCCAGTCCGAAGACTCACTTGTTGATCTTGGTGACCTGGCCGGCGCCCACGGTCCGGCCACCCTCACGGATGGCGAACTTCAGGCCCTCTTCCATGGCGACGGGCTGGATGAGCTCCACCTTCATCTCGGTGTTGTCACCCGGCATGACCATCTCGGTGCCCTCGGGGAGGGTCACCACGCCGGTCACGTCCGTCGTACGGAAGTAGAACTGCGGGCGGTAGTTGTTGAAGAACGGCGTGTGGCGGCCACCCTCGTCCTTGGACAGGATGTAGGCCTGCGCCTCGAACTCGGTGTGCGGGGTGACCGAGCCCGGCTTGATGATGACCTGGCCGCGCTCGACGTCCTCGCGCTTGATGCCACGGAGGAGCAGACCGACGTTCTCACCGGCCTGGCCCTCGTCGAGCAGCTTGCGGAACATCTCGATGCCGGTGACCGTGGTGGTGGTCTTCTCCGGCTTGATGCCGATGATGTCCACGGTCTCGTTGACCTTCAGGACACCGCGCTCGATACGGCCGGTGACGACCGTACCGCGACCGGTGATCGTGAAGACGTCCTCGATCGGCATGAGGAACGGCTTGTCGACGTCGCGCTCCGGCTCCGGAATGGCGGTGTCGACGGCGTTCATGAGCTCGAGGACGGAGTTGCCCCACTCCTTGTCGCCCTCGAGCGCCTTCAGAGCGGAGACCTTGACGACGGGAACGTCGTCGCCCGGGAACTCGTACTCGGTGAGGAGCTCACGGACCTCGAGCTCGA from Streptomyces chartreusis NRRL 3882 harbors:
- a CDS encoding DUF397 domain-containing protein, which produces MIRNASAGDTPDLTWFKSSYSSGTDGNSCVEIAIVPRTVHVRDSKQAAGPRLALAPEAWAEFVASV
- a CDS encoding helix-turn-helix domain-containing protein: MTAVEADAGRLKGEADEPGWEVDPDDEWGVAVIATVGRQLKLRREAVGMRAAEFGTAVGYGEDMVYKIEGGKRIPRQDYLVRADEVLGAGGLIAATWEDVKRVRYPKRVRELAKLEGLAVEIGVYECNSVHGLLQTPEHARALFEAAQPPYSPDDVERMVAARMARQAVFERDPAPSVHYVLEEAVLRRRVGGTMVWRQQLEHLLEVGRLRSVTLQIMPTNTDAHPGVDGKIELLKFPDGSAVGRSDGAFSGRPTTDPKQLRILELRYGTIRAQALPPRESLVFIEQVLGET
- a CDS encoding ATP-binding protein, with the protein product MTQKSPELATPIRNFSLQLSPTPRGARLARLLATEQLRSWGLPSDPAEQIVAELATNAATHGRVPGRDFRLLLYVVADTLRIEVTDTLDDRLPTPQPPTPESESGRGLLLVDALADRWGVTPGLPPRKTVWAELTL
- a CDS encoding Uma2 family endonuclease, coding for MTTASENEQQGASHRYRAMRDFVQSMDDSLPGKFEVSKEGIVHDMMAPVGPHELTTLHLRRRLEKVMPEEIVAHTGEPDVEDESEGIMRRPDVMVIALEDMDVPGSFDPRTLVAAIEVVSRSNPDNDWVTKMRDYPLIGIPVYAVFDPRTGTGAVLTDIHPTPHGPRYATRKDFVYGEDVTIADWTIATDGLPLYRDSAAPQE
- the tuf gene encoding elongation factor Tu — protein: MAKAKFERTKPHVNIGTIGHIDHGKTTLTAAITKVLHDAYPDLNEASAFDQIDKAPEERQRGITISIAHVEYQTETRHYAHVDCPGHADYIKNMITGAAQMDGAILVVAATDGPMPQTKEHVLLARQVGVPYIVVALNKADMVDDEEILELVELEVRELLTEYEFPGDDVPVVKVSALKALEGDKEWGNSVLELMNAVDTAIPEPERDVDKPFLMPIEDVFTITGRGTVVTGRIERGVLKVNETVDIIGIKPEKTTTTVTGIEMFRKLLDEGQAGENVGLLLRGIKREDVERGQVIIKPGSVTPHTEFEAQAYILSKDEGGRHTPFFNNYRPQFYFRTTDVTGVVTLPEGTEMVMPGDNTEMKVELIQPVAMEEGLKFAIREGGRTVGAGQVTKINK